GACACCGATAAACCCAATTTTCCGGATCCCTGTTTTCTTCACAAGCATCACAAATGAACTCATCCAAGTCCGCATTTGGATCAACTATATCCGGAGGAAGTGACAACACCAGTTCATGTCTATGCGATGGATGCTTACCTGTAACCGGTAGTAGAAAACAATGAATGTGTAAATGGAGATTACATTTTTTACACTCAACCGAGAGATCTTCACAAGGAAATCCACAGGCGTTGCATCGGGGGAGATCTCCTAATCTTTTTGCAAACTTTTCGCCGAGATATCCAAATAAACGTTCATCGAGAGTAGTCTTTAGTGGGGTGAGGGTATGTTTGTCAAGCTTATGGTTAAGATTTTCCGGCAATGAAGCACATAGAACCTCAAGGTTGAAGTTACATTTAAGGCAAGTGTAGTTCATACCCAGTCCTCTAGTGGAGTCACAAAGACCGCATTTCCATAGATGGGGTGATGGCTCGAGGCTGAGCTGATGTTCGTGTAACGGGTGTCGTATTTTCTGTTGTAAATTTGAGCACCATTTATGGATGAAATAGCCGCAATCTTTACAACCAAACGTCTTTCCATAGATGGGTGTCATGCAGATAAGACACGGATCACCATATTGTAAGAATGGTTCGTCATACGGCTTCAGGGGATGTTCGTGGTCAAAATGAACGAACTCGGCCTTGTCTTTGGCTTCTCTCGATCGTTCTTCTTTCCTTTTATCCTCTCTTTCACTTGCCTCTTTAATCTCCCGATTGATTTTAGCCAAATTTGCTTCCCATTCGCTCGCTCTTCTCCGTGTTTTGATCTGATTTCTTTTATGAGGATTGTTGAACCAAGCACTTTCATACATTGGATTGTTTCTGACAAAATAAACAAGCCGACTCGACCAATTGTCTTGAACGGCTATTGGGACAATAGCACAGTTTATATGAATCCTGATAACACATTCGGCTTCAGGGCAACAATATACCCAACATCTCGGGTTTCTCCTATCCTCACAAGCGTCACAAATGAATTCCTCCTCTTTGTTTTCAATTACATCGGTAACAGTTGAGAGGGAGAGTGTGTGGAGATGAATCACATGCTTAGCAGTTTCCGGTAACTTTGAACATTGGATGTGAAATACGATCTTATTGTTTTCATCGCATTCGAGGCGGGGGCCAGAGCCTCGATTACCGCATGCATTGCATGTGTAAAGACGATCCAATTCAGGACCAGGCCAATGATAATCAAACCGACATCTTTTACCTTTGATGTCATACATAAAACCAATATCTCTCATTGATCGAGACCAACCACATTCAACGTGGGTAATAAACGCACAATCTGAATCGGAGCATCGATATGCATAGCCAAACCCATCGTTGTGGCACATATCACAAGTGAAATGGGGTgagaatgatgatgatgagccCTTAGCTGGAAGAGTTTTCTGAAGAGTGACAGAGTGTTTTTCATCGAAACGTTCAATGGTGGTTTCCCTAGGCAATTCACTACACCATTTATGAAGCACAAAAGGACATTGATTGCAAGAGTAAGCTAACCCTATAATACGATGCGAACAGACGTTACATGGAACTGAGCATCCATCGAGCTCATCAGAAAAGATAAGCGGGTGATCATGATCAAAGTGATTCATCTCCATAATCTCTGTCAATGCTGATGATCCTCACATACCATCCTCAAGAACAGACATGGTTGTTTTCCAATCACAGCATCTGTATTTTCCAAGAATGTAAGTTATCTTTAGCTTTCTGAGATTCAAATCCGTAAATCACAAAGCATAATTGGAAAAGAGTAAACATAATGAGTAATCAATACTTGCATTTGGAAAGAATTTAACATATCAGTTTCTTCTTTATATAAAAAACCCTAAAATGATCCAACAAGTTGGAGACATAAATCCTTATAACAAAGAACGAAACGAACAAATTCGACTGCCTGTTTCCAGGAACACTAGGGATCACAGTTTCCAAGGACAGAAGAGATCAATTCTCAAACTATGCAAATCTCAAACTACGCAaagtacttttttttataagacaATGATGAATCATTTtactaaattaataaagaacaattttttatttgaaaatggaggagtcttttattaaaaaaaaaaaaaaaattattattaagttacatttcttaaataataaatattaaaattaaatttgatataaataaattagtttaaatcgAGACAGGTCAAAATCTCTAAATCTCTAACTTGAATAATTCgatctaattaatataaatctctctattttagattaaaatgaCAACAACACAAGAAAACAATGAAGCTAAATCACATATACGCATACAAGTTAAGctgataaaatatatgtgactCTTCAAAGTAACGCCAACAACTACAAGCTATTCCGATGGCTAAGGATGGGCCGACAACGGCACAGTGAGTAGTGATGCAGCAAGATCCGAGAAGGAGTGAGAGATGGAATGAAGGGACGACGAATCAATTCCATAAAGGGAAGAAAAACTTCTAGATTTTTGGATGGAGGGCTGAAAGTTAGAGCAGAAACAAGAAAGGACTCAAGTTGAAACATatggtatatttcaaatttgtgAGTGAGTAGAAAAAAACAAACACAAAACCCTacctaataaaattataaacggTGGACGGGTCTATTTTGTGTCATTTCAGGTCGA
This is a stretch of genomic DNA from Impatiens glandulifera chromosome 4, dImpGla2.1, whole genome shotgun sequence. It encodes these proteins:
- the LOC124934125 gene encoding uncharacterized protein LOC124934125 isoform X2; amino-acid sequence: MEMNHFDHDHPLIFSDELDGCSVPCNVCSHRIIGLAYSCNQCPFVLHKWCSELPRETTIERFDEKHSVTLQKTLPAKGSSSSFSPHFTCDMCHNDGFGYAYRCSDSDCAFITHVECGWSRSMRDIGFMYDIKGKRCRFDYHWPGPELDRLYTCNACGNRGSGPRLECDENNKIVFHIQCSKLPETAKHVIHLHTLSLSTVTDVIENKEEEFICDACEDRRNPRCWVYCCPEAECVIRIHINCAIVPIAVQDNWSSRLVYFVRNNPMYESAWFNNPHKRNQIKTRRRASEWEANLAKINREIKEASEREDKRKEERSREAKDKAEFVHFDHEHPLKPYDEPFLQYGDPCLICMTPIYGKTFGCKDCGYFIHKWCSNLQQKIRHPLHEHQLSLEPSPHLWKCGLCDSTRGLGMNYTCLKCNFNLEVLCASLPENLNHKLDKHTLTPLKTTLDERLFGYLGEKFAKRLGDLPRCNACGFPCEDLSVECKKCNLHLHIHCFLLPVTGKHPSHRHELVLSLPPDIVDPNADLDEFICDACEENRDPENWVYRCPKCDYLFAAHVNCAASPKLVVNSVVLDELQCKIEDFRLDDSSYFFEHPDQENVPIQSDQPHPSPTAV